One genomic segment of Rivularia sp. PCC 7116 includes these proteins:
- a CDS encoding phosphoribulokinase, whose protein sequence is MANKLDRIVMIGVAGDSGCGKSTFLRRLIDLFGEEFMTVICLDDYHSLDRKQRKETGITALNPKANNFDLMYEQMKALKEGQAIDKPIYNHETGELDPPERIEPNHIIVIEGLHPLYDERVRSLIDFSVYLDISDEVKIAWKIQRDMEERGHTYEDVLAAINSRKPDFQNYIEPQREHADVVIQVLPTNLIKEDKERKVLRVRMLQREGKEGFEPVYLFDEGSTIQWTPCGRKLTCSYPGMQMYYGSDVYYGRYVSVLEVDGQFDNLDEVIYIETHLSKTSTKYQGEMTHLLLQHREYPGSNNGTGLFQVLTGLKMRAAYERLTQTEAKMAVEV, encoded by the coding sequence ATGGCAAATAAGCTCGATCGCATTGTAATGATTGGAGTTGCTGGAGACTCCGGATGCGGTAAATCTACGTTTTTGCGTCGCTTAATTGATTTGTTTGGTGAAGAATTTATGACAGTCATCTGTTTGGACGACTATCATAGTTTAGACCGTAAGCAACGTAAAGAAACAGGTATTACGGCACTAAATCCGAAGGCGAATAACTTTGACTTGATGTACGAGCAAATGAAAGCTCTCAAAGAAGGTCAAGCCATCGATAAACCTATTTATAACCATGAAACAGGCGAATTAGATCCCCCAGAAAGAATAGAGCCAAATCATATTATTGTCATAGAAGGGTTGCATCCTTTATATGACGAACGGGTGCGTTCTTTGATTGATTTCAGCGTGTATTTGGACATTAGCGATGAAGTTAAAATCGCTTGGAAAATCCAGCGCGATATGGAAGAAAGGGGTCATACATACGAAGATGTTCTAGCTGCAATTAATTCCCGCAAGCCCGATTTCCAAAACTACATCGAACCGCAAAGAGAACATGCTGATGTGGTCATTCAAGTATTGCCGACAAATCTGATTAAAGAAGATAAAGAGCGTAAAGTACTCCGAGTGCGGATGCTGCAACGGGAAGGCAAAGAAGGATTTGAACCCGTCTATCTGTTTGACGAAGGTTCAACCATTCAGTGGACTCCTTGCGGACGTAAGCTAACTTGTTCTTACCCTGGTATGCAAATGTACTACGGTTCTGATGTGTATTACGGTCGCTATGTCTCAGTATTAGAGGTTGACGGTCAATTTGATAACCTCGATGAAGTAATTTACATTGAGACACATTTGAGCAAAACATCTACCAAGTATCAGGGAGAGATGACTCACTTATTGCTCCAACACCGCGAATATCCAGGTTCTAATAATGGAACCGGCTTATTCCAGGTATTAACTGGTTTAAAAATGCGCGCTGCTTACGAGCGTTTGACACAGACAGAAGCGAAAATGGCGGTTGAAGTTTAA